From Arthrobacter sp. FW306-2-2C-D06B, a single genomic window includes:
- a CDS encoding C45 family autoproteolytic acyltransferase/hydolase, translated as MNQKIDTRRAVIAIDALSPFERGVQRSEALGESLHGGIDLYLKLFHTVGVKQETVRADAERIMDEVADWSPGLLDEMRGVAAGAGVDLWQIGALNARTEILSQALGTRPGECSTIGRVADHVFGVQTWDWHEELDPHWHLQSVAGTQRNFVGLTEHGMLSKIGMNDAGVSVFLNILGHVCDRPSGVPIHLLTAQILANASSVEDGVEIVRSARVTTSSALTIMDETRAVTVEISPATAVVVLPENGTLAHTNHFLDEALGKGEKPGLYDPDSQDRLALVHSRLSRYPESTGVDDILPFLYSDPEQPGICCVPKPDATFGNRWATLATVTMENRKREMRVANGTPIDARAQEWCVMTPPAG; from the coding sequence ATGAACCAGAAAATCGATACCCGACGTGCCGTCATCGCCATCGATGCCCTGAGCCCCTTTGAGCGGGGAGTCCAGCGCAGCGAAGCGCTGGGAGAAAGCCTCCACGGTGGAATCGACCTCTATCTGAAGCTCTTCCACACGGTCGGCGTCAAGCAGGAAACGGTGCGCGCCGATGCGGAACGGATTATGGATGAGGTGGCGGACTGGTCGCCCGGACTGCTCGATGAAATGAGGGGTGTTGCCGCAGGTGCCGGCGTAGACCTTTGGCAGATCGGTGCCCTCAACGCCCGGACCGAGATCCTCTCGCAGGCGCTCGGTACCAGGCCAGGCGAATGCTCCACGATCGGCAGGGTGGCCGACCATGTTTTCGGTGTGCAGACCTGGGACTGGCACGAAGAGCTCGACCCGCACTGGCATCTTCAAAGCGTGGCCGGGACCCAGCGGAATTTCGTAGGACTGACCGAGCACGGCATGCTGAGCAAGATCGGAATGAACGACGCCGGAGTGTCAGTCTTCTTGAACATTCTGGGTCACGTCTGTGATCGGCCGAGCGGCGTGCCAATACACCTGCTCACGGCACAAATACTGGCCAACGCGTCCTCGGTTGAGGATGGCGTGGAGATTGTGCGCTCCGCGCGCGTCACTACCTCGAGCGCCCTGACCATCATGGATGAAACCAGGGCCGTCACTGTGGAAATCAGCCCGGCTACGGCGGTCGTTGTTTTGCCGGAGAACGGAACCCTCGCACACACCAATCATTTCCTGGATGAAGCCCTGGGCAAAGGCGAAAAGCCAGGCCTGTACGACCCCGACTCGCAGGACCGGCTGGCGTTGGTGCATTCGCGCCTCAGCAGGTACCCGGAATCGACCGGCGTCGACGACATCCTGCCCTTCCTCTACTCCGACCCCGAGCAGCCCGGGATCTGCTGCGTTCCCAAGCCGGATGCGACGTTCGGCAACCGCTGGGCCACCCTGGCCACGGTCACCATGGAAAACCGGAAGCGCGAAATGCGCGTCGCCAACGGCACACCGATCGACGCCCGCGCCCAGGAGTGGTGCGTCATGACGCCGCCGGCCGGCTGA
- a CDS encoding phosphodiesterase produces MELIEAEYPRPGHVLLHLSDSHLLGGSEPLYGTVDSEAHLRQLFSEVHASKVRPDAVIFTGDLADQGEPGAYAKLRSIVEPACREMGARVIWAMGNHDDRANFRAGLFDQSDNNAPVDHSYFVNGLRIITLDTSVPGFHHGELSQSQLDWLGSELATPAPDGTILALHHPPVPSVLDLSILVELRGQAALADVVRNSDVRSILGGHLHYSTTAMFAGVPVSVASASCYTQDLNVPQGGTRGRDGAQAFNLVHVYEQTIVHSVVPLGKSPTVGEYVSPEATRRRLAEAGIRIPQRPTHESGSRADAKRPEMIRR; encoded by the coding sequence ATGGAGCTCATCGAGGCCGAGTACCCGCGGCCAGGACACGTACTTCTGCACCTTAGCGACTCCCATCTGTTGGGAGGGTCGGAACCCCTTTACGGCACAGTTGATAGTGAAGCCCACCTCAGGCAACTCTTTTCGGAAGTGCATGCGTCGAAGGTCCGCCCCGACGCCGTAATCTTCACCGGGGACCTCGCCGATCAGGGTGAGCCCGGTGCCTACGCCAAACTCCGGTCGATCGTCGAACCTGCCTGTCGTGAGATGGGAGCGCGGGTGATCTGGGCGATGGGAAACCACGACGATCGGGCGAATTTCCGTGCGGGCCTCTTCGACCAGAGCGACAATAACGCGCCGGTGGATCACAGCTACTTCGTCAACGGGCTGCGGATCATCACACTGGATACCTCCGTGCCCGGCTTCCATCACGGTGAGCTAAGCCAGAGCCAGCTCGACTGGTTGGGATCGGAGCTCGCGACGCCGGCTCCGGACGGCACGATCCTTGCCCTCCACCACCCTCCGGTCCCGAGCGTCCTCGATCTCTCGATCCTCGTGGAGCTGCGCGGCCAAGCCGCGCTGGCCGACGTCGTGCGTAATTCGGATGTCCGCTCCATCCTGGGCGGTCACCTGCATTACTCCACCACGGCCATGTTCGCCGGCGTCCCGGTATCGGTGGCTTCCGCGAGCTGCTACACCCAGGACCTCAACGTTCCGCAGGGTGGTACCCGCGGCCGCGACGGTGCCCAGGCATTCAACTTGGTCCACGTTTACGAGCAGACGATCGTGCATTCGGTGGTGCCGTTGGGCAAATCGCCGACTGTCGGTGAGTACGTCAGCCCGGAAGCCACGAGGCGCCGGCTCGCCGAAGCCGGAATCCGGATTCCCCAGCGTCCTACCCATGAAAGCGGTTCGAGAGCTGACGCGAAGCGCCCGGAGATGATCCGCCGCTAG
- a CDS encoding stealth family protein, which produces MDQQAIYFGSPPSDDDAVVPEPTSPAVDARLKHRADVVRHRGRYSLLNQNRTPQQVMVEDLLVIRAALDAAGLDFILVRGNDHRPVIAVDWKLRKKLRQALVSAFRNEPFYSMTVDARKKSTLLVADGELSSNRKARIFRLFRPRVEPGGGLTYGPSLGVQLELWEFDGDQLVLPVENSLTRRTMLRQDAVRGTVERHGLSWPTIENMFADHASDIDFDVDIVFSWVDGNDPAYIAARREQMKDAVVGEGDAHEARFRQINELKYALRSVYMYAPWIRRIYIATDSPAPEWLAEHPSVRIMRSEEFFKDPTVLPTHNSQAVESQLHHIEGLSEHFLYSNDDMFFGRPVAPDMFFTPGGITKFIEASTRIGLGENDAERSGFENAARVNRKLLWERFGRITTRHLEHTAAPLRRSVIAEMEREFPAEFTKTAASRFRAADNISVTNSFYHYYSLLTGRAVTQTAAKVRYVDTTLWSGLHYLPTLLAKRNVDFFCLNDGSFPEVAADERAGLVTDFMEKYFPVKAPWEK; this is translated from the coding sequence ATGGACCAGCAAGCAATCTACTTCGGTAGCCCCCCGTCCGACGACGATGCGGTCGTTCCTGAACCGACATCGCCCGCGGTCGACGCGCGCCTCAAGCACCGCGCCGACGTCGTCCGCCACCGCGGCCGCTACAGCTTGCTGAACCAGAACCGCACGCCGCAGCAGGTGATGGTCGAAGACCTCCTCGTGATCCGCGCCGCGCTGGACGCGGCGGGGCTGGACTTCATTCTGGTCCGCGGCAACGACCACCGGCCCGTGATCGCCGTCGACTGGAAGCTCCGGAAGAAACTTCGCCAGGCTTTGGTCTCGGCTTTCCGGAACGAGCCGTTCTACTCCATGACCGTTGACGCGCGGAAGAAATCCACCTTGCTCGTAGCCGACGGCGAGCTCTCGAGCAACCGGAAGGCCAGGATCTTCCGTCTCTTCCGTCCACGCGTGGAACCCGGTGGCGGGCTGACTTACGGTCCTTCCTTGGGCGTGCAACTGGAATTGTGGGAGTTCGACGGCGATCAGCTCGTGTTGCCGGTGGAGAACTCCCTGACCCGGCGAACCATGCTGCGCCAGGATGCCGTCCGGGGGACGGTGGAACGCCACGGGCTGAGCTGGCCGACCATCGAGAACATGTTCGCGGACCACGCGAGCGACATCGACTTCGACGTCGACATCGTCTTTTCATGGGTGGACGGCAACGATCCCGCATACATCGCGGCCCGCCGCGAGCAGATGAAAGACGCCGTCGTGGGCGAAGGCGACGCCCACGAAGCGCGTTTTCGGCAGATCAACGAGCTCAAATATGCCCTGCGCTCCGTGTACATGTATGCGCCTTGGATTCGCCGGATCTACATCGCCACGGACTCTCCAGCGCCGGAGTGGCTGGCCGAGCACCCGAGCGTCAGGATCATGCGCAGCGAGGAGTTCTTCAAGGACCCGACAGTCCTGCCAACCCACAATTCCCAAGCCGTGGAATCCCAGCTGCACCACATTGAGGGCCTCTCCGAGCACTTCCTGTATTCCAACGACGACATGTTCTTCGGCAGGCCCGTTGCACCGGACATGTTCTTCACTCCCGGCGGAATCACCAAGTTCATCGAAGCCTCCACCCGGATCGGGCTGGGAGAGAACGACGCCGAACGCAGCGGCTTCGAGAACGCTGCCCGCGTCAACAGGAAGCTCCTCTGGGAGCGGTTCGGGCGCATCACCACGCGCCACTTGGAGCACACCGCCGCGCCCCTTCGGCGCAGCGTGATCGCAGAGATGGAGCGCGAGTTTCCGGCCGAATTCACCAAGACGGCGGCCAGCAGGTTCCGCGCGGCGGACAACATCTCCGTGACCAACTCGTTCTACCACTACTACTCGTTGCTCACGGGCCGGGCAGTGACGCAGACGGCAGCCAAGGTCAGGTACGTGGACACAACCCTGTGGTCCGGGCTGCACTACCTGCCCACCTTGCTCGCCAAACGCAATGTGGACTTCTTCTGCCTCAACGATGGCAGCTTCCCCGAGGTGGCCGCCGACGAAAGGGCAGGCCTCGTGACGGACTTCATGGAGAAGTACTTCCCGGTCAAGGCGCCGTGGGAGAAGTAG
- a CDS encoding type II toxin-antitoxin system VapB family antitoxin yields the protein MIFKAVGEGRPYPDHGFSTPKDWASLPPRPVRLDELVTTKRTLDLEALLAEDSTFFGDLFPHVVQYQGLLYLEDGLHRAVRTALHQRTAIHARVLVIDG from the coding sequence GTGATATTCAAAGCTGTGGGCGAGGGACGCCCGTACCCCGACCATGGTTTTTCCACGCCCAAGGACTGGGCCTCGCTGCCGCCCCGTCCTGTCCGGCTCGATGAACTCGTCACCACCAAACGCACGCTTGACTTGGAAGCACTGTTGGCTGAGGATTCAACGTTCTTCGGCGACCTTTTCCCACATGTAGTGCAGTACCAAGGGCTGCTGTATCTGGAAGACGGGCTCCACCGTGCGGTCCGTACCGCGCTCCACCAGCGTACGGCCATCCACGCCCGGGTCCTGGTGATAGATGGTTAA
- a CDS encoding LytR C-terminal domain-containing protein, translating to MTILHGHRVVTGPELRATFAETPGPESHPGWFSRRLLHGIVLALLVGLVVAGLVGAWAVISGVIRFPSAVASQAPAAVCPATVFDYTPNNKISVNIYNAAGRVGLAKNVADQLKARGYNVGTVDNSTTSYTGTAVVVSGSGGQAAAFNIQRNIAGTDYFQDQRTDASVDLILAPGFSALVPPELVDNTPGKLSCPRLEQRIADNAKLPVMPTP from the coding sequence GTGACGATTCTGCACGGGCATCGGGTTGTCACCGGTCCGGAACTCCGGGCAACTTTTGCCGAGACTCCTGGACCCGAGAGCCATCCTGGGTGGTTCAGTCGCCGCCTCTTGCATGGGATCGTTCTCGCTCTGCTCGTCGGATTGGTGGTTGCCGGACTCGTGGGCGCGTGGGCAGTCATCAGCGGCGTGATCCGTTTTCCCTCCGCCGTTGCAAGCCAGGCGCCGGCGGCCGTGTGTCCCGCGACTGTTTTCGACTACACGCCCAACAACAAGATCAGCGTGAATATCTACAACGCCGCCGGCCGGGTCGGTCTGGCCAAGAACGTGGCGGACCAGTTGAAGGCGCGGGGATACAACGTTGGCACGGTGGACAACTCCACCACCAGCTACACCGGCACGGCCGTGGTTGTTTCGGGATCCGGCGGCCAAGCGGCAGCGTTCAACATCCAGAGGAACATCGCGGGCACCGACTACTTCCAGGACCAACGCACGGATGCCTCCGTGGACCTCATCCTCGCGCCCGGTTTCTCGGCACTGGTGCCACCGGAGCTCGTGGACAACACCCCGGGAAAGCTCAGTTGCCCCCGCCTGGAGCAGCGGATCGCCGACAACGCGAAGCTGCCGGTGATGCCGACGCCTTAG
- a CDS encoding TetR/AcrR family transcriptional regulator, which yields MPRITAASNAAQRAETRRRVLTAFGELLFTHGLPGLTMTDVARHAGVGRTAVYNYYADMEQLLIAYALDETERFLGDLRESLAALQNPVDRLALYVRAQVEDLSRRHLPPGPAMAAVLSPASFAKLADHVGELNLLLQDILRDGIAAGYLPPTDVGQLARLIHGTLSSSAARGNAAIGAELDELEDRLVQTVRFIQLGAGARFDDAGRPARLA from the coding sequence ATGCCTAGGATTACGGCCGCCAGCAATGCGGCGCAACGCGCTGAAACCCGACGCCGGGTCCTGACAGCTTTCGGCGAGTTGCTCTTCACACACGGCCTGCCCGGCTTGACCATGACCGACGTCGCTCGGCACGCCGGCGTCGGCCGGACGGCGGTATACAACTACTACGCCGACATGGAACAACTCCTCATCGCGTACGCCCTGGACGAGACCGAGCGATTCCTGGGCGACCTGCGCGAATCCCTTGCTGCACTGCAGAACCCGGTGGACCGCCTGGCCCTCTACGTGCGCGCCCAGGTGGAAGACCTGAGCCGCCGGCACCTCCCGCCGGGCCCCGCGATGGCGGCTGTCCTTTCTCCGGCTTCCTTCGCGAAATTGGCAGATCACGTCGGCGAACTCAACCTGCTGCTCCAGGACATCCTGCGCGACGGAATCGCGGCCGGGTACCTCCCGCCCACGGACGTCGGCCAGCTCGCCAGGCTCATCCACGGAACTCTGTCCTCCAGCGCAGCACGCGGCAATGCCGCGATCGGAGCAGAGCTGGACGAGCTTGAGGATCGGCTGGTCCAGACCGTGCGGTTCATCCAGTTGGGCGCAGGGGCAAGGTTCGACGACGCCGGGCGGCCCGCGCGCTTGGCGTGA
- a CDS encoding DsbA family oxidoreductase, translating into MKIEIWSDVACPWCYIGKRRFETALAEFPHRDSVEIQWRSYQLDPSVPEHYDGTELDYLSKRKGMNPAQVSQMFEHVALQAKGEGLNYRFDDVVVANSFTAHRLIHLAAAHGKQDEAKEQLLSGHFEHGEDIGSQDYLTRLGSDLGLPEAEVAELFSTDKYVEDVQGDIAEARMLGVTGVPFFVIDRKYGLSGAQPSEVFTQALTQAWQEANPLVAVGSPDAEACGPDGCAI; encoded by the coding sequence ATGAAGATTGAGATCTGGTCGGACGTCGCTTGCCCGTGGTGCTACATCGGAAAGCGCCGGTTCGAAACGGCCCTGGCAGAATTCCCCCACCGCGATTCGGTCGAGATCCAGTGGCGCAGCTACCAGTTGGACCCGAGCGTCCCGGAACACTACGACGGTACGGAGCTCGACTACCTGAGCAAGCGCAAGGGCATGAACCCCGCGCAGGTGAGCCAGATGTTCGAGCATGTGGCGTTGCAGGCAAAGGGAGAGGGCCTCAACTACCGCTTCGACGACGTCGTGGTTGCCAACAGCTTCACGGCGCACCGCCTCATCCACTTGGCTGCCGCCCACGGCAAGCAGGACGAAGCCAAGGAGCAGCTCCTGAGCGGCCATTTTGAACACGGCGAGGACATCGGAAGCCAGGACTACCTGACCAGGCTCGGCAGCGATTTGGGCCTTCCGGAGGCCGAGGTCGCGGAACTGTTCAGCACCGACAAGTACGTAGAGGACGTCCAGGGCGATATCGCCGAAGCCCGGATGCTTGGTGTCACCGGCGTTCCATTCTTTGTCATCGACCGCAAGTACGGACTCTCCGGCGCACAGCCCTCCGAGGTCTTCACCCAGGCCCTCACACAGGCATGGCAGGAAGCGAATCCACTGGTCGCCGTCGGCAGCCCCGACGCCGAAGCCTGCGGCCCCGACGGCTGCGCGATCTAA
- a CDS encoding GNAT family N-acetyltransferase translates to MSQTIREATADDAGRLAELAAVTFPLACPPDSSPEDIAAHLRRTLSAEKFAEYLADPDVTILAIDAAGELRGYSMLVARPTSDTDVASALTLNPSTELSKCYVHPEHHGLGAAAELMKATLGRVAGSGAAGVWLGVNSQNAKAIRFYEKSGFRKVGTKSFRLGDTVEHDFVMERAV, encoded by the coding sequence ATGAGCCAGACAATCCGTGAAGCAACAGCGGACGACGCCGGACGGCTGGCGGAGCTTGCAGCCGTCACCTTTCCGCTCGCTTGCCCGCCGGACTCCTCGCCCGAAGACATCGCCGCGCACCTGCGCAGGACCCTCAGTGCGGAGAAGTTCGCGGAATACCTTGCCGATCCGGACGTCACCATCCTGGCCATCGACGCCGCCGGGGAACTCCGCGGCTACAGCATGCTGGTGGCCCGGCCCACCAGCGATACCGACGTGGCTTCGGCCCTGACGCTCAACCCGTCCACGGAACTGAGCAAGTGCTATGTGCATCCGGAACACCACGGACTGGGTGCTGCCGCGGAGCTCATGAAGGCCACTTTGGGCCGCGTTGCCGGCTCGGGTGCTGCTGGGGTGTGGCTGGGTGTCAACAGCCAGAACGCCAAAGCCATCCGCTTTTATGAGAAGAGTGGATTCAGGAAGGTCGGGACCAAGTCGTTCCGCCTGGGCGATACGGTGGAACACGATTTCGTGATGGAGCGGGCGGTCTAG